In Mesorhizobium sp., one DNA window encodes the following:
- a CDS encoding metalloregulator ArsR/SmtB family transcription factor: MLDASPINSVLRALADPTRRALFERIANAPEVTVADLTRGSGVTQGAISQHLKTLRLAGLVAERPSGRNVYYRVDPKGLDPLAEWMNHYGMFWQDRFDRLRALLKEIDP, translated from the coding sequence ATGCTAGACGCATCGCCAATCAATTCCGTCCTGCGCGCGCTCGCCGATCCGACGCGGCGCGCGCTCTTCGAGAGGATCGCGAACGCGCCGGAAGTCACGGTCGCGGATCTGACGCGCGGCAGCGGCGTCACCCAGGGCGCGATTTCGCAACACCTAAAGACGCTCCGGCTCGCCGGCCTGGTGGCCGAGCGGCCGTCCGGCCGCAACGTCTATTACCGCGTCGATCCAAAAGGCCTCGATCCGCTCGCCGAGTGGATGAACCACTACGGCATGTTCTGGCAGGATCGCTTCGACAGGCTGCGTGCGCTGCTCAAGGAAATCGACCCATGA
- a CDS encoding DUF4010 domain-containing protein, giving the protein MLEYLNPETTIARLALALAIGLLVGLERGWRERGEPAGSRTAGIRTYGATGLLGGVTAALAAALSAPSILVAGLVSFAAIFAWFKYREDRHDESYSVTAVVAAVLVFALGALAVVGDYRAAAAGGAILAGLLASRETLHGGLRKLTWVELRSAIVLAVMTAVILPLLPDRTIDPWGGFNPWEVWFFTVLTAALSFVGYVAVRILGPTRGLIASALAGAMVSSTAVTVAMARTAQTAASARPLAGAACLAAMVSILRVIGVVTIVEPRVLGAVVPGALAAALCFAAFGLLFLLRGDTKDAAGDGAQNPFDLSALLLFALLFAVVSTASAAVVGQFGAASLVGTSALSGTFDVDVAVLSALRLLGQGITAATIGQAVLAALAANAAGRLSLAIAAGPASFWVPYLGATLAAAAAGFAVYLAPLGGLLGGS; this is encoded by the coding sequence GTGCTCGAATATCTGAACCCCGAGACGACCATCGCGAGGCTGGCGCTGGCACTGGCCATCGGTCTGCTGGTGGGTCTCGAGCGCGGCTGGCGCGAACGGGGCGAGCCGGCCGGGAGTCGAACCGCCGGCATCCGCACTTATGGCGCCACGGGGCTGCTCGGCGGCGTGACGGCAGCGCTGGCGGCGGCCCTTTCCGCGCCCTCGATCCTGGTCGCCGGATTGGTCAGTTTTGCCGCGATCTTCGCCTGGTTCAAATACCGTGAGGATCGGCATGACGAGAGTTACAGCGTCACCGCCGTGGTCGCCGCGGTTCTCGTCTTCGCCCTCGGCGCGCTTGCGGTGGTTGGCGACTATCGCGCGGCCGCGGCCGGCGGCGCGATCCTTGCCGGGCTGCTGGCCAGCCGCGAAACCTTGCACGGCGGGTTGCGGAAACTGACCTGGGTGGAACTGCGCTCGGCGATCGTCCTGGCGGTGATGACGGCCGTGATCCTGCCGCTTCTTCCCGATCGCACCATCGATCCGTGGGGCGGCTTCAATCCTTGGGAGGTCTGGTTCTTCACGGTGCTGACCGCGGCCTTGTCCTTCGTCGGATACGTCGCCGTCCGCATTCTCGGGCCGACCAGGGGGCTCATTGCGAGCGCGCTTGCCGGCGCGATGGTGTCCTCTACGGCGGTAACTGTCGCCATGGCCCGCACCGCTCAGACGGCGGCCAGCGCCAGGCCGCTCGCGGGCGCTGCCTGCCTCGCGGCAATGGTCTCGATACTCAGGGTCATCGGCGTCGTGACGATCGTGGAGCCGCGTGTTCTCGGAGCGGTGGTGCCGGGGGCGCTTGCGGCCGCGCTCTGTTTCGCCGCCTTTGGTCTCCTGTTCCTGTTGCGCGGCGATACCAAGGACGCTGCCGGCGACGGTGCACAGAATCCCTTCGATCTGTCGGCTCTGCTTCTGTTCGCGCTTCTCTTCGCGGTGGTCTCGACCGCGAGCGCGGCTGTCGTCGGCCAGTTCGGCGCCGCCAGCCTGGTGGGGACCTCTGCCCTATCGGGCACGTTCGACGTCGACGTCGCTGTGCTCAGCGCATTGCGCCTGCTGGGGCAGGGCATCACGGCCGCGACGATCGGCCAGGCGGTTCTCGCCGCACTGGCCGCCAACGCGGCCGGCCGGCTGAGCCTGGCGATCGCGGCGGGACCCGCGTCCTTCTGGGTGCCCTATCTGGGCGCGACGCTCGCGGCGGCCGCGGCCGGCTTCGCGGTCTACCTCGCGCCGCTAGGTGGATTGCTGGGCGGCTCGTGA
- a CDS encoding cation-translocating P-type ATPase: MIHDDLSIWLSGLTVAGLVVALTGQWIVAGEFGQLLLIGGSALAFAAGGLPAGWRALRELVTEHILDIDLLMVVAAVAAAAVGAPVEGAVLLTLFSISSTLEERALGRARRAIEALMALRPETALRRLADGRVEEVPSANLAVGDVVVLRPGARVPADGVILDGRGTLDEANITGESMPVPKQAGAQVFEATVNLDGVLDVAVTKTVAESTVARMIALVTEAQAAKAPSEQFSAWFGQRYTVAVLAGSILAFLVFLWLGQGWHEALYRAATLLVAASPCAIVISVPAAILSALSAAARGGVLFKGGAALETLAAVETFAFDKTGTLTAGRAAITGIVTVDGTEEDFLRLIGGLEAQSEHHIAGAIRRDLAERDLKPIPITDVTSHPSAGITGRDGREEVWAGNPRMAKRMGASVDREALRQLADGTHTVIYAGRGDTVLGAITIADEVRHSSSRALQALRRGGVRKIVMMTGDRRPVALRIGTELGLRPEEIHAEMLPEDKVVEVAELAAAGRVAFVGDGVNDAAALARADVGIAMGAAGSDVALQAADVALLAEDMERLADAHRLARRTARIIRQNLTFALGAMAVLVTGGLFFDLPLPLAVLGHEGGTVLVVLNGLRLLSDPIRKDRP, encoded by the coding sequence ATGATCCATGACGACCTGTCGATCTGGCTCTCCGGCCTGACCGTCGCGGGCCTTGTGGTCGCGCTGACGGGGCAATGGATCGTCGCCGGCGAATTCGGGCAATTGCTGCTGATCGGCGGCTCCGCCCTCGCCTTCGCCGCCGGAGGCCTTCCGGCCGGCTGGCGCGCGCTTCGGGAACTCGTCACCGAGCACATCCTCGACATCGATCTTTTGATGGTCGTGGCTGCGGTCGCGGCGGCCGCCGTCGGCGCGCCGGTGGAGGGCGCTGTCCTGCTGACGCTGTTCTCCATCTCCTCGACGCTGGAGGAAAGGGCGCTCGGACGGGCCCGGCGGGCGATCGAGGCGCTGATGGCGCTGCGCCCCGAGACGGCGCTGCGCAGGCTCGCCGACGGCCGCGTCGAGGAAGTGCCCTCGGCAAACCTCGCCGTGGGCGACGTCGTCGTGCTGCGGCCGGGAGCGCGGGTGCCGGCCGACGGCGTCATCCTCGACGGTCGCGGCACGCTCGACGAAGCCAACATTACCGGCGAATCCATGCCCGTGCCCAAGCAGGCCGGGGCGCAGGTGTTCGAGGCGACCGTCAATCTCGACGGCGTCCTCGACGTCGCCGTCACCAAAACAGTCGCCGAAAGCACGGTCGCGCGGATGATCGCGCTAGTGACCGAGGCGCAGGCGGCCAAGGCGCCCTCCGAGCAGTTCAGCGCCTGGTTCGGCCAGCGCTACACGGTGGCCGTTCTGGCCGGGTCCATCCTGGCCTTCCTCGTCTTCCTATGGCTCGGGCAAGGCTGGCATGAGGCGCTCTACCGCGCGGCCACCCTGCTCGTCGCGGCGAGCCCCTGCGCCATCGTGATCTCGGTGCCGGCTGCGATCCTCTCCGCGCTGTCTGCGGCGGCGCGCGGCGGCGTCCTGTTCAAGGGCGGCGCGGCGCTGGAAACGCTGGCCGCGGTGGAGACCTTCGCCTTCGACAAGACGGGGACGCTGACGGCCGGACGCGCCGCCATCACCGGCATCGTCACCGTGGACGGCACGGAGGAAGACTTTCTTCGGCTGATCGGCGGACTCGAAGCGCAGTCCGAGCACCATATCGCCGGAGCGATCCGCCGCGACCTCGCCGAGCGCGATCTGAAGCCGATCCCGATCACCGACGTCACGTCACATCCAAGCGCCGGGATCACCGGCAGGGACGGGCGCGAAGAGGTGTGGGCCGGCAATCCGCGGATGGCAAAGCGCATGGGCGCCTCGGTCGACCGCGAGGCCCTCCGGCAACTCGCCGACGGCACGCACACCGTGATCTATGCCGGGCGCGGCGACACGGTCCTCGGCGCCATCACCATCGCCGACGAGGTCCGGCACAGTTCCTCGCGCGCATTGCAAGCCCTGCGGCGGGGTGGCGTGCGCAAGATCGTGATGATGACCGGCGACCGCCGGCCGGTAGCATTGAGGATCGGCACCGAACTCGGGCTCCGGCCCGAGGAGATCCACGCCGAGATGCTGCCGGAGGACAAGGTGGTGGAGGTCGCCGAACTCGCCGCGGCCGGACGAGTGGCCTTCGTCGGCGACGGGGTCAACGATGCCGCGGCACTCGCCCGCGCCGATGTCGGCATCGCCATGGGTGCCGCCGGCTCGGACGTGGCGCTTCAGGCCGCGGATGTCGCGCTGCTCGCCGAGGACATGGAGCGTCTTGCCGACGCGCACCGGCTTGCCCGGCGCACGGCGCGGATCATCCGCCAGAACCTTACCTTCGCGCTTGGCGCGATGGCCGTGCTCGTCACGGGCGGACTGTTCTTCGACCTGCCCCTCCCCCTCGCAGTCCTCGGTCACGAGGGCGGAACGGTACTGGTCGTGTTGAACGGACTTAGGCTTCTGTCCGACCCAATCAGGAAGGACCGGCCGTAG
- the aspS gene encoding aspartate--tRNA ligase — MHRYRSHTCAALRKSDVGGNVRLSGWVHRVRDHGGLLFIDLRDHYGMTQIVADPDSPAFKTAETVRSEWVVRVDGEVKARTAETVNKNLPTGEIEIFAREIEVLSVAKELPLPVFGEPDYPEDIRLKYRFLDLRRETLHRNIVQRTKIIAEMRKRMGEAGFTEYSTPILTASSPEGARDFLVPSRIHPGTFYALPQAPQQYKQLIMMSGFDRYFQIAPCFRDEDPRADRLPGEFYQLDLEMSFVTQEDVFETMEPVMRGVFEAFAAGKPVTQNFRRIAYDDAIRTYGTDKPDLRNPIEMQDVSEHFRGSGFKVFAGILANDPKAQVWAIPAKTGGSRAFADRMNSWAQGEGQPGLGYIFWRMEGDKLEGAGPIAKNIGEERTEALRKQLGLEAGDAVFFAAGDPAKFYKFAGDARTRVGEELNLVDRERFELCWIVDFPFFEWNEDEKKIDFAHNPFSMPQGGIDALTGQDPLTIKAFQYDMVCNGFEIASGGIRNHLPETMVKAFELVGLSRETVEERFGGLYRAFQYGAPPHGGMAAGVDRVVMLLVGAKNLREITMFPMNQQAYDLLMNAPSEVSSGQLNELGLRLMPKKKD; from the coding sequence ATGCATCGCTACCGCAGCCACACCTGCGCCGCCCTCCGCAAGTCGGATGTCGGCGGCAATGTCCGCCTCTCGGGCTGGGTTCATCGCGTGCGCGACCATGGCGGGCTGCTGTTCATCGACCTGCGCGATCACTACGGCATGACGCAGATTGTCGCCGACCCGGACTCGCCGGCCTTCAAGACGGCCGAGACCGTGCGCTCGGAGTGGGTGGTCCGCGTCGACGGCGAGGTCAAGGCGCGCACGGCGGAAACCGTCAACAAGAACCTGCCGACTGGCGAGATCGAGATTTTCGCGCGCGAGATCGAGGTTCTGTCCGTGGCCAAGGAACTGCCGCTGCCGGTGTTCGGCGAGCCGGACTACCCGGAGGACATCCGCCTCAAATACCGCTTCCTCGACCTGCGCCGCGAGACGCTGCACAGGAACATCGTGCAGCGCACGAAGATCATCGCCGAGATGCGCAAGCGCATGGGCGAGGCGGGCTTCACGGAGTATTCGACGCCGATCCTGACGGCCTCGTCGCCGGAGGGCGCACGCGACTTCCTGGTGCCGAGCCGCATCCATCCCGGCACCTTCTACGCGCTGCCGCAGGCGCCGCAGCAGTACAAGCAGCTGATCATGATGTCGGGCTTCGACCGCTACTTCCAGATCGCGCCCTGCTTCCGCGACGAGGATCCCCGCGCCGACCGCCTGCCGGGCGAGTTCTACCAGCTCGACCTCGAGATGAGCTTCGTCACCCAGGAGGACGTGTTCGAGACGATGGAGCCGGTGATGCGCGGGGTCTTCGAGGCCTTCGCCGCCGGCAAGCCGGTGACGCAGAATTTCCGCCGCATCGCCTATGACGATGCGATCCGCACCTACGGCACCGACAAGCCGGACCTGCGCAACCCGATCGAGATGCAGGACGTGTCCGAGCACTTCCGCGGTTCGGGCTTCAAGGTCTTCGCCGGCATCCTCGCCAACGATCCGAAGGCGCAGGTTTGGGCGATTCCGGCAAAGACGGGCGGGTCGCGCGCCTTCGCCGATAGGATGAACTCCTGGGCGCAGGGCGAGGGCCAGCCGGGCCTCGGCTACATCTTCTGGCGCATGGAGGGCGACAAGCTGGAAGGAGCCGGTCCGATCGCCAAGAACATCGGCGAGGAGCGCACCGAAGCGCTGCGCAAGCAGCTCGGGCTCGAGGCCGGCGATGCGGTGTTCTTCGCCGCGGGCGATCCGGCCAAGTTCTACAAGTTCGCGGGCGATGCGCGAACCCGCGTCGGCGAGGAACTGAACCTGGTCGACCGCGAGCGGTTCGAGCTGTGCTGGATCGTCGACTTCCCGTTCTTCGAGTGGAACGAGGACGAGAAGAAGATCGACTTCGCCCACAACCCGTTCTCGATGCCGCAAGGCGGCATCGACGCGCTCACCGGCCAGGACCCGCTGACGATCAAGGCGTTCCAGTACGACATGGTCTGCAACGGCTTCGAGATCGCCTCGGGCGGCATCCGCAACCATCTGCCGGAGACCATGGTCAAGGCCTTCGAACTGGTCGGGCTCTCCCGCGAGACGGTCGAGGAGCGCTTCGGCGGACTCTACCGCGCCTTCCAGTACGGCGCGCCGCCGCATGGCGGCATGGCGGCAGGCGTCGACCGCGTGGTGATGCTGCTGGTCGGCGCGAAGAACCTGCGCGAGATCACCATGTTCCCGATGAACCAGCAGGCCTACGACCTGCTGATGAACGCGCCTTCCGAGGTGTCTTCCGGTCAGCTCAACGAGCTCGGCCTGAGACTGATGCCGAAGAAGAAGGACTGA
- a CDS encoding type II toxin-antitoxin system RelE/ParE family toxin, whose amino-acid sequence MSEFRLSKRADRHLRDIFLYGIESFGRRQADKYRAELDGCFAMLARHPRIGRTSPTIRAGMRRHEHGSHVILYREEADGVLIVAVLHARQVRGLKL is encoded by the coding sequence GTGAGTGAGTTCAGGCTCTCCAAGCGAGCAGACCGGCATCTCCGGGACATCTTTCTGTACGGCATCGAGAGTTTTGGACGAAGACAGGCCGACAAGTATCGCGCCGAGTTGGACGGGTGTTTCGCCATGCTGGCTCGCCACCCGCGTATCGGCCGCACGTCGCCAACGATCCGGGCCGGTATGCGCCGGCACGAACATGGCAGCCATGTGATCCTCTATCGGGAGGAGGCGGACGGTGTGCTGATCGTCGCCGTGCTTCACGCGCGACAGGTTCGCGGCCTGAAGCTCTGA
- a CDS encoding type II toxin-antitoxin system ParD family antitoxin, which translates to MATLTITLPEKVKDWLDEQVEEGDFASPGEYLSNLIERDRAEREADYEQRLAELRHIVDDAIESGVSARTSAEIFAEAEELARRRGTWRE; encoded by the coding sequence ATGGCGACGCTGACCATCACTTTGCCGGAAAAGGTCAAGGACTGGCTGGACGAACAGGTCGAAGAGGGCGACTTCGCGTCCCCGGGCGAGTATTTGAGCAATCTGATCGAACGCGACCGTGCCGAGCGCGAAGCCGACTACGAGCAACGGCTGGCGGAACTGCGCCACATCGTCGATGACGCGATCGAGAGCGGCGTTAGCGCTCGGACGAGCGCAGAGATTTTTGCCGAGGCGGAGGAACTGGCCCGCCGACGCGGGACCTGGCGTGAGTGA
- a CDS encoding MFS transporter — MSSIRPLIPLLLAAGILLGGNGLQGTLIALRGAQEGFSPGMIGFMGTAYFAGFLIGCFTITPMMKEVGHVRSFASLAAIASAGTLFLVLFINPVVWSGVRFVSGFAFAGLFTVMEAWLHAGVSNDNRARVLAIYRVVDIGSVTGAQFIIPVIGIDGFAIFALMSIMITLSLVPVSLGDRTNPKSPDDVKLDLRRAWAISPLAAIGCIAVGVTNSSFRTLSPVYAEQIGMSVADVVTFVSAGIIGGAVIQYPLGYLSDRWDRRSVILLTAAAAMTAALALAFLAGTTPLANFAFVFVFGSFAMPMFSLCAAHANDRAGPGEYVMLNAALMLFYSFGAIGGPLAAAWTMERFGPYALFVFNATVYLIFIFIVLYRMQARSGVPAERRGRFVALLRTSTVFARLAGRPQKVRKSDD, encoded by the coding sequence TTGTCCTCCATCCGCCCCCTGATCCCGCTCCTGCTCGCCGCCGGCATCCTGCTGGGCGGCAACGGGCTGCAAGGCACGCTGATCGCGCTTCGCGGCGCGCAGGAGGGCTTTTCGCCCGGCATGATCGGCTTCATGGGCACGGCCTATTTCGCCGGCTTCCTCATCGGCTGCTTCACCATCACGCCGATGATGAAGGAGGTCGGCCATGTCCGCTCCTTCGCCTCGCTCGCGGCCATTGCCTCGGCCGGCACGCTTTTCCTGGTGCTGTTCATCAATCCCGTCGTCTGGTCGGGCGTGCGCTTCGTCAGCGGCTTCGCCTTTGCCGGCCTGTTCACCGTCATGGAGGCCTGGCTGCACGCCGGCGTCTCCAACGACAACCGGGCGCGGGTGCTGGCGATCTACCGGGTCGTCGACATCGGCTCCGTCACCGGCGCGCAGTTCATCATCCCGGTGATCGGCATCGACGGCTTCGCCATCTTCGCGCTCATGTCGATCATGATCACGCTGTCGCTGGTGCCGGTGTCGCTCGGCGACCGGACGAACCCTAAGTCGCCGGACGACGTGAAGCTCGATCTCCGGCGCGCCTGGGCGATCTCGCCCTTGGCCGCCATCGGCTGCATCGCGGTGGGCGTCACCAACAGTTCCTTCCGCACGCTGTCGCCGGTCTATGCCGAACAGATCGGCATGTCGGTCGCCGACGTCGTCACCTTCGTCAGCGCCGGCATCATCGGCGGCGCGGTGATCCAGTATCCGCTGGGCTATCTGTCCGACCGCTGGGACCGGCGTTCGGTCATCCTCCTGACCGCCGCGGCGGCAATGACTGCGGCGCTGGCGCTCGCCTTCCTCGCCGGCACGACGCCGCTCGCCAATTTCGCCTTCGTCTTCGTCTTCGGCTCGTTCGCCATGCCGATGTTCTCGCTCTGCGCGGCGCATGCCAACGACCGCGCCGGCCCGGGCGAGTATGTGATGCTCAACGCGGCCCTGATGCTGTTCTATTCCTTCGGAGCGATCGGCGGGCCGCTCGCCGCCGCCTGGACGATGGAGAGGTTCGGCCCCTACGCCCTCTTCGTCTTCAACGCGACGGTCTACCTGATCTTCATCTTCATCGTCCTCTACCGCATGCAGGCGAGGTCCGGCGTGCCGGCCGAGCGGCGCGGGCGGTTCGTCGCGCTGCTGCGCACCTCGACCGTGTTCGCGCGTCTCGCCGGCCGGCCGCAGAAGGTGAGAAAGAGCGACGACTGA
- the rnd gene encoding ribonuclease D, with amino-acid sequence MHLITKQSELEAVVAELARSEFVTVDTEFIRETTFWPELCLIQMASPDTTALIDPLSSEIDLKPFFDLMANESVLKVFHAARQDIEIIFHLGGLIPHPVFDSQIAAMVCGFGDSVSYDQLVQRITGTQLDKSSRFTDWRHRPLSDKQLEYALADVTWLRDVYLSLRDKLASRKRADWVNEEMDVLTSRDTYDLHPENAWTRLKMRVRKPIELAVLQRVAAWREREARERNVPRGRVLKDDAIYEIAQQQPRDVAALGRLRTTPKGWERSSTAAGLLAAVNEALAIPKDELPKIPRQASTSEGANAAAEILKVLLRIIAEKEGVAPKIIASSDDIERIASEGETAEVEALSGWRREVFGNKALRLLRGEVGIRFQNRRINVFEIG; translated from the coding sequence ATGCACCTCATCACCAAGCAAAGCGAACTCGAAGCGGTCGTCGCAGAACTTGCCAGGTCCGAATTCGTCACCGTCGACACGGAGTTCATCCGCGAGACGACCTTCTGGCCGGAACTCTGCCTGATCCAGATGGCCTCCCCCGACACGACGGCGCTGATCGATCCGCTTTCGTCCGAGATCGACCTGAAGCCCTTCTTCGACCTTATGGCCAATGAGAGCGTTCTGAAGGTCTTCCACGCGGCGCGGCAGGACATCGAAATCATCTTCCACCTCGGCGGCCTGATCCCGCATCCGGTGTTCGATTCGCAGATCGCCGCCATGGTCTGCGGCTTCGGCGACAGCGTCTCCTACGATCAGCTCGTGCAACGCATCACCGGCACGCAGCTCGACAAGTCGTCGCGCTTCACCGACTGGCGCCATCGGCCGCTGTCCGACAAGCAGCTCGAATACGCGCTGGCCGACGTCACCTGGCTGCGCGATGTCTATCTCAGCCTGCGCGACAAGCTCGCCAGCCGAAAGCGGGCCGACTGGGTCAACGAGGAAATGGACGTGCTGACGTCGCGCGACACCTACGACCTCCATCCGGAAAACGCCTGGACGCGGCTCAAGATGCGCGTGCGCAAGCCGATCGAGCTCGCCGTCCTGCAGCGCGTCGCCGCCTGGCGCGAACGCGAGGCGCGCGAGCGCAACGTGCCGCGCGGCCGGGTGCTGAAGGACGATGCGATCTACGAGATCGCCCAGCAGCAGCCGCGCGACGTCGCCGCGCTCGGCCGTCTGCGCACCACGCCAAAGGGCTGGGAACGCTCCTCCACCGCGGCCGGCCTGCTGGCAGCCGTCAACGAGGCGCTCGCCATCCCCAAGGACGAGCTGCCGAAGATCCCGCGCCAGGCCTCCACCAGCGAGGGTGCCAACGCCGCCGCCGAAATCCTCAAGGTGCTGCTGCGCATCATCGCCGAAAAGGAAGGCGTTGCGCCAAAGATCATCGCCTCGAGCGACGACATCGAGCGCATCGCCTCCGAGGGCGAGACTGCCGAGGTCGAGGCGCTCAGCGGCTGGCGGCGCGAGGTCTTCGGCAACAAGGCATTGCGTCTGCTGCGCGGCGAAGTCGGCATCCGCTTCCAGAACCGGCGCATCAACGTCTTCGAGATCGGCTGA
- the ppx gene encoding exopolyphosphatase: MIGASQGRLQDRRPVSVIDIGSNSIRLVIYEGIARSPTVLFNEKMLAGLGRGIVSTGRLDPDAMLRAVEEFRRFRALSEQAGAEQLYVIATAAAREAINGPEFIKRAEEILGVDIRVLTGKEEAYYSALGVISGFHLADGIAGDLGGGSLEVVDVKGETIGGGITLPLGGLRLEDVSKGSIAAATRIIREELKRAEVLKNGEGRTFYCVGGTWRNLARLHMAATNYPLAVMHHYEMSVEGSANFLRQVGRGEIEKMKGIERVSKSRRALLAYGAAVLQEIVRVMKPGKIVVSALGVREGFLYSLLSPAEQKADPLISASEELALLRARSVTHAHELAEWTGHSFAAFDIDETEDEARYRRAACLLADIGWRAHPEYRGTQSLNIIAHASFIGVDHPGRVFIALTNLYRHEGLIGDGAAPEMIQLAPPRYVERARFLGAMLRVVYLLSASMPGIIPRLRWERSEDGSLTLVVPKSHADLIGERPIGRLAQLARISGKTLRMAAGD; this comes from the coding sequence ATGATAGGCGCCTCGCAGGGGCGGTTGCAGGACCGCCGGCCGGTGTCGGTGATCGACATCGGGTCGAACTCCATTCGCCTCGTCATCTACGAAGGTATCGCGCGCTCGCCGACCGTGCTCTTCAACGAGAAGATGCTCGCTGGCCTCGGCCGCGGCATCGTCTCGACCGGACGGCTCGATCCCGATGCGATGCTGCGTGCCGTGGAGGAGTTCCGCCGCTTCCGCGCGCTGTCGGAGCAGGCCGGCGCCGAGCAGCTCTACGTTATCGCTACGGCCGCCGCCCGCGAGGCGATCAATGGCCCGGAGTTCATCAAGCGGGCGGAGGAGATCCTCGGCGTCGACATCCGCGTGCTCACCGGCAAGGAGGAAGCCTATTATTCCGCGCTCGGCGTGATCTCCGGCTTCCATCTCGCTGACGGCATCGCCGGCGACCTCGGCGGCGGCAGCCTCGAAGTGGTCGACGTCAAGGGCGAGACGATCGGGGGCGGGATCACGCTGCCGCTGGGCGGCCTCAGGCTCGAGGACGTCTCCAAGGGGTCGATCGCCGCGGCGACAAGGATCATCCGCGAGGAACTGAAGCGCGCCGAGGTGTTGAAGAACGGCGAAGGGCGAACCTTCTACTGCGTCGGCGGAACCTGGCGAAACCTCGCCCGCCTGCACATGGCCGCGACCAACTATCCGCTCGCCGTGATGCATCACTACGAGATGAGCGTCGAGGGCTCGGCCAACTTCCTCCGGCAAGTCGGGCGCGGCGAAATCGAGAAGATGAAGGGCATCGAGCGCGTCTCCAAGAGCCGCCGCGCGCTGCTTGCCTATGGCGCGGCCGTGCTGCAGGAGATCGTGCGGGTTATGAAGCCCGGCAAGATCGTGGTGTCGGCGCTGGGCGTTCGCGAGGGCTTCCTCTATTCGCTGCTGTCGCCGGCGGAGCAGAAGGCCGATCCGCTGATCTCCGCTTCGGAGGAGCTGGCGCTGCTGCGGGCCCGTTCGGTGACACATGCGCATGAACTCGCCGAATGGACGGGCCATTCCTTCGCCGCCTTCGACATCGACGAGACCGAGGACGAGGCGCGTTACCGCCGCGCGGCCTGCCTGCTCGCCGATATCGGCTGGCGGGCTCATCCCGAATATCGCGGCACGCAATCGCTCAACATCATCGCGCACGCCTCCTTCATCGGCGTCGACCATCCCGGCCGCGTCTTCATCGCGCTGACCAATCTCTACCGGCACGAAGGGCTGATCGGAGACGGCGCTGCACCGGAGATGATCCAACTGGCGCCGCCCCGCTATGTCGAGCGCGCCCGTTTCCTGGGCGCGATGCTGAGGGTTGTGTACCTCCTGTCGGCGTCCATGCCCGGCATCATCCCGCGCCTGCGCTGGGAGAGAAGCGAGGACGGTTCGCTGACGCTGGTCGTGCCGAAATCCCATGCCGACCTGATCGGCGAGCGTCCCATCGGACGACTGGCGCAACTCGCCCGGATATCCGGCAAGACCTTGCGGATGGCGGCCGGCGACTGA